The Sandaracinus amylolyticus genomic interval CGTCACGCTCGGCGTCACCCAGTCGCTCCTGCGCAACGGCTGGGAGCGCAACGGGCTCGCGCAGCTGCGCCAGGCGCGGGTCGAGCTCGACGCCGCGACCGCCTCGCGCAACCGCGCCGCGAGCGAGCTCGTGCGCGACGCGCTCTCGGCGTACTGGGAGCTCTGGTACGCGCGGCAGGCGCTCGAGGTCGACGTCGAGGCGCGACGTGTCGCCGCGACCCAGCACGCCGACGCGAACGCGCGGCGCGAGCTCGGCAGCGTCGCGCCCGCGGACGTGCTCTCGTTCGCGCGGCAGCTCGCGGCGATGGAGGAGACCGTCGCGGCGGCCGAGGGCGAGCTGCGGGTCCGCCAGCTCGAGCTCGCGCGCGTGATCGGCGGCGAGCGATCGACCGCGCTCTCACCGCACGACGAGGCGCCCACGCTCCCCGCGCCGCGCGACGCCGACGTGATCGCGATCGCGATCGAGCGCTCGCCCGAGCTCTTCGAGCTGCAGATGCAGGTGCGCAGCGCCGAGGAGGCGGAGCGCACCGCGGGCGCCGCGCTCGAGCCGCGCCTCGATCTGAGCGGCGAGCTCGGGCTGCACGGCATGGGCTACGACGACGCGGGCGAGCCCTTCGCGCAGGTCGGCCGGTTCGCGGCGGTCACCGGGATGGTCTCGCTCGAATTCGAGATGCCGCTCGACGACGCGCAGCGCCGCGCGCAGATGGAGCGCGCGAGCCTCGCGGTGGAGGTCGCAGAGCGCAGGCTCGAAGCGGCGCGCGATCGCGTGCGCGCCGAGGCCGCGACGCTGCTCGATCGCGCGAGCGTCGCGCGCCGCCGGCTCGCGCTCGCCGACGAGACGGTGCGCATCGCCGAGGAGCTCGCGCGCGCGGAGCAGGAGCGCTTCGAGCTCGGCGCGAGCACGCCG includes:
- a CDS encoding TolC family protein; translated protein: MSRWIAILAVLLVAAPVHAQTSDVLSPGGVVSLAADQSPTLRAALLERRRASQLVLSEEARYTFVLGMDASLDIGDTPSLTQVGVAQSYHEQVVLGAQLSRAFEWGMSMQLRVAGARQFRRAILLATIPTPIAIGPGYSFDVTLGVTQSLLRNGWERNGLAQLRQARVELDAATASRNRAASELVRDALSAYWELWYARQALEVDVEARRVAATQHADANARRELGSVAPADVLSFARQLAAMEETVAAAEGELRVRQLELARVIGGERSTALSPHDEAPTLPAPRDADVIAIAIERSPELFELQMQVRSAEEAERTAGAALEPRLDLSGELGLHGMGYDDAGEPFAQVGRFAAVTGMVSLEFEMPLDDAQRRAQMERASLAVEVAERRLEAARDRVRAEAATLLDRASVARRRLALADETVRIAEELARAEQERFELGASTPTVVLEAQSELRNAQLRRLRAMIDLVSADLQIAHTTGELLDDVALDD